CAATGTAAGTTTTATCTGTCAGAAGACTGTTATTAAACTTCCATAGCCCACGGCCTCTTacaaatttattgaattttaactCTAAAAGTACTGTAGAGTGATCTGATCTATAACCAGGTTTAATAGAAATTGTTTCTACCATGTTTGACAGGCTTTCAGATATTAGTATATAATCAAGTCGGCCTTGTTTTAGAGGATTTCTTTTTCtccaagtaaatatttttttgcttggATTTAGAATCCTGTAGTAATCAACTAATTGTAAATCCTTCATCAGTTCAAGAACCTTGTCCCTTGCTTTTGGGTTATTAACATTGATATAGTTTTCTGTATCCAACACAGGATTTAAAGCAAGGTTAAAATCTCCACAAAGTATAAAATAGTCATTATCTAGGTTCAAAAAAATATCACGGACTTCTTCGTAAAAACATGGACTGTCATAATTTGGACCATATATGTTAATAATAGTAACACGATTCTCCTCGATGGTTATATCAATCGCTAAAAGATTTCCTTCATtatctttaatttcattgtgtattttaaattcaaaattattgttaaaaagaaGACAGACACCTCTTGAGTTCGACCGAAATGAAttgaatatacatttatatcccCACTGCGTTTCAATAAATGGTTCAGTTTCAGATGTAAAGTGTGTATCCTGTAAGCATAATATTGAATACCCTTGTTTCTTGTAAAAATTTAGTACGTCTTGCCTTTTCGAAGATGTATGTAAACCTTGACAATTCACTGATgctatttttatcaaatcagCCATTTATTGTTAcatcaaaaagaaataaaaagtaataagataacttatgtaaacaacaacataTCCTAAGtaccttttcaaaaattattctttCACCCAAACTCACACATCGCCATTTCACACACTTCCATACACAAAAACGAAAGTTACACACGCAAAAACGAAAGTTGCAAGATTTTATGTGCATTCCGATCCCGGTCACCCAAAATCGATCCCGATCGAAATGTCTTCACACAAGGCTCCGCTGGCACATCGCTGATATTTAATGCTTCACCTTCATGTTCACATTGTCAAATATGTCAAATCTATGCCTTTTATTGTCTTTATCAAGAGCGAAAACTTTTCCATTGTACAACCATGCGGATTGAATTTGTGGGTTCTTGTTCAAATCGTGAATTAGTTTTGCGTTCATTGGGGTTATGTGGTCGTACATGgtgaaacattttttgatttctTCTTTTGATCGGTTTTTGATGACTTTGACCTTAACTTCTGTGGACTTAAATTTTGCAATCACCGGTCTTATTCCACCGCGATTCCCTTGAGGCAATCTGTGTATCTCCAGCACATCGTTGGGGTCTAGAGCTACACCGGCCTTTTCTTTCAGAATGGTACATAGATCCATCCTAAGATTTTCGTCTTTTTGTTCTTTCCAACCCATGAactttatgttatttttctgGGAATATTGGAGGTTTTGGTTCGCCAGTTTTAAGGCGTCTACTGAAATTTCTTCGCACTCTTTAATAGTTTCTTTCAAAGATCTGAGTTCCTTATTCTGTTCATGTAATTTTTCGCGTAAAGTGTCGAAATCCAGATTGAAACCATCTGACACTTCTTTTACTTGACATTCAAattctttggtttttttgtctatttttagaTCGAAATTTTCCCTGACCGAATCCGTTATTTCTGATTTCAAGTTGTTTTTTAAATCTCCACTAACTTCTgccaaaatttctttttttatttcatccttTAACTCACTTTTCACTTCGGCAATAACAGATTTCACAATATCTTTTAACTCAGATTTGTTTACCATTGTTTGACGAATTTCGAGCAGGCTTTGTTGAATATTGTTCAAGTCCCTGGTCAAATCTGGGGTTCCATTAAGGGTATCTATGTCTGAACTACTTGATCGTTGCTTTTTTTGAGGTTGTTTATCTGATACCACTGAATTTTTAATAGAAGTCGATgctgaattatttaaattcaacTGCACGTACCTTTTTTCGGATGTTTTCAAAGGGTTGTCCAATGtttttttgtcagttttttTTTCCGGTCTCCTTAAGCTCATCGGGGTCTCTGTCGACATTTTGAAACGACAATCTATTCGTGCAGGAAAATTAGTAAATACCTCAATATTTCCACTCGAACACACTTTAAACGGCTGTCCAGTCGTTCGTACTCCAGTATAGTCCACACTGTGCACTCAAAATAGTTTGTGAAGCGTAGTTTGtatgaattattaaataaaaacagcGGAGCTCTTTTTCTCGCACTACACCCTGACCATACCACGTGACCACTGATCAaaagaaatattcttttaagaaaaaaaagtgataaataaatacacatgcatgaaCAATCTTTAACAAGAAAAACGCTttgaatattttgctaaaatattttgtagccGACAATTAAAACACAGATATATAATTTAAGATAGTTTTAACAAACAAGCATATCCTTTAATCAACTTTAAGTCAACTTTTTGTGTACTTTGTGATTCTCTGAGCAAAATCAACAACAATGGGGCAGGAATGTCTGGCAAAAAATCACAGACTTCTCTGTatgacaaatataattatcGCAAAATGTGAACAATATAATTCTTAACTAACTAGCACCAATAAGATCTTGAAAGCTTGACCAcaagtttgaaaaattaaatgattattgcAATAAAACTCTGGCAGGTACCTAATACATTAGTTTGTATGATAAAGCATTGAAACATGATTAATAACCCAAAACGAAAATAACTGATTATAACAGAGACTTTATTTCATCTCAAGATTTTTGAATACCtatgaaaaaattcatttgCTTTATCATCTgagcaaattaatttttaattcaatattttgaattaaaattaaagtaatttCTAGATTCCAAAAATCTAAAGCTATAAGTACATTATGTTTAAAGCACTGTCAAGTTAGCATATTTCCTTCTTTGAATGACTGACTTCTTCAAGATATATGAATACATCTTCATCAGCCATCAATTTCAATGAAATCTGCAAACTGACACAAGTTGatataaacatgatattttttctcTAATGACAATGTATTTCCTCTTCTATCCCTCCTGCAGTTTAATGGCATACAGTAAAAAATCACAGATCTAGCAAAGTGCTTACGACTAAGAAACCATCGTCACATCAACATAGAAAAATACTGTTTGCATAGAAAAATAttcctctttcttttttttttcaaatatacaatCAAGTTTATCACACATGTTGTTTAAGCAGTATGATGTTAAACTGTTATCCCAAATATTGGGGTTTGGcagttgaacatttttttttggtgggtgAATATTTCTCTCTCCAAAGGGAGAGAACCCTTCACACCACAGCAGCAGTAGTTGTCTGCCCCTTAGTTGTTCCTGATTATCCCACTAGGTGACTTCCTCTTCCAGGTCCAGATCTGTCTGTCTATCCCTGTGCATGTCTTCATGGTCAGCTTCTGACCGTCCACGCTGGTCTCCATGCACTTCTGTGTGTTGGCATGGTAAATGGAGTTGTCCTGTTCATGAAAGTTGCAATGTATCAAAAGGAATGTACAGGTATGCATGTACTGTTCATCCCACTTTAATTGATGGAGCCAATATTGCTAACCAACTTTTATTGTGTACaagaaaaaagttataaaagttgATAAAATATCTTCCGTAAACCATTCCTTTCAATATGAGTCATTCTAAATCATTTAATCCCTagaaaattgttaataaaagtCGGCGTAAATAAAAGCTGAAtaacagtgattttttttataggtcaccctaaaccatttattttaagtaaatcGTGGATTAAAGTTGTCGCAAACATAAAGTCACTGCAAATTACTGTGGAAACAATAGATTTCATGATAGCTCAATTTTCGTttaattcgtgggtacctctcatccatgaattaacatcctccataaattaataaaaaaggataaaaaaaagcCATATTTCCTTTGCaggtttaagagaatacacgaataAAGTCCCCACAAACCTTGAAAATTTCagcaatccatgaaaaatagCCCCAACGAactttaatgattccacagtaatttaattaataccCTTCAACCATAACATTATAGGTTAATCccaaacaaatcatttttgattttatgaaaaaaaaaaaattaagtacttGTCTGAAaggacaatttatttttacaaacccAATAAATTGTAggtaattttataatcatattcataatttgaaataattttatgagaGAACATTTAAAGGCAttgtgcctgctgttcaatccaatTCAATGTATTCCtttatacttgaataaaatagtcatcaaattaaatcaatcaataaattaattaatatctgTGAATTTGACCACACCCACCTGGTTGCCCCCCTGGTTGTGACAAGGCCACATGTTGACCGGTTTGTGGTAGTTGTGGTTATCCACCGCACTGTCGATACACATCGGCTTGGCCTTGCTGCGGATCTGTAACCAATGCATTACGTAACATTAAAATTTATGCAAACTTTAAAATTGCCAATTTTCTAATATATTAGGCTTCAATGGCAGTGGGTACGCCTGTTGAATACGTGTTGAATACGCGTGTTGAATAAGATAAATATATGTAGTTTGTTATGCAGTATTATCATAGTATTGCTAACATTTTAAATAACCTGATTATGCGTGTTACTCTTCATTTGAGAAAATTAACTGTACTGTTGTGGCTGACCTATCCAACATTGAAATTCCTTATAGCAACATAAATTAAAGCAAGTCTATTTCTTAGGGCCATAAATATCCAATATGGCACAGGATTAGCTCTTTGTTTACTTCAATCTtgtctgtatttaaaaaaaacatgaaaacaatGAAAGATGAGACGATAAAATGATGATATTATCTTCCGTACCTCTCCAGAAGCAATGGCTTCCCCTGGAACAAACAGGTCTGGGTAGACATTTTTGACGAACCAGTCAAAGCTATGGCACTGCAAACGTTCCCGAAGCTTCTTTCTGTCGGTGACATCTCCGTAATCTCCCTAAGAAAACAATGTATTTATCTATTATTCATCtaaatttgtttaattagaTTATTGTTGactttatattatacaaattacattttccaAATGAATATCCTCAATTTGTTATTCAAGagtatgtcattttttaaactcTTAATCTAACTGAAGAAACAAATCATCATATTATAAATCgaagtgaaataaaaatgtctaaatcataacaaattaaacattttaaaagtattgcaCAACCAAAACATGTAATCTACCAGCTgaccccatttttttttctgaatcagTTCTTAAAACCGTGTAGAAAAAATATGCTGAAGACCAAGAGGGGCCAGACTAACTAACAAACAAATAGACAGACAGATAATTATTCTCCTTCAGTTTCACATTTAGGGaactaaaaatcaaaagtttttaaaaattccatacCAGATCATAGTTGAATCTTTCATAATAATAGTTCTTGTATTCGTCCATCCAAACTTCAGCCAATCAGATTGAGTTTTTCTTGACAACGTTGACACCAGTCCTCCACTTGTACGGACTTCTCTTTCTGATGATGTGACCAACATGAGAGCATGGAATGATTCACACATCCAGAccttcaaaatgaaaaacataggtaatcacagattaccggtacaaagctcaccgagacgagacatcacccttacgagacttcacctttatgagaccacctttatcatattaaatgaaaatcatactttatgatcttggatattcatggattctgttttgacacaatatcgtatatcatctgttaaaaaattgtatgataatcatatgttcatatgttaatcaatacaataatataaaattaaatattgcatactatcatatttacaacatatatcatataatacaataaatatcataataaacaatgatgagatatgatattgtgatgtatgatatgacattgtattgtgttaatatacgttattgtatttgatcacataatacaatatcataatatataaaacaatatagtattatattacaatatcatataacataatacatcataacattgaaacatatgatattatattgtataatatagtatgatattgtatgatactgtatcatttttgaaacataatatgatattctattatatgatacaatataatttgatacaaaattgtatcatatcaaatgatacaatattatgtataaagtaaaatatataatacaacattatataatacatattgtatcatatgatacaataatatattttacaatatcatacaatacaatttcatgtgatgtgataatttatcatattataaaccaatgtcatattatacaatatcgtatgatacgatattttataatattacagtatcatattatacaatttcaagtgatataattctatattatagaaactaatatcatataatacaatatggtatgatacaattttatagaatatacaatattgtatcataggatacaatattatattttgcaatatcttatgtaatagtatcatgtgataaaataataaattaataatacaatataatattatacaatattgtatcataatatacaatactatacataacgatatcatgttacaatatcataacataaaatataaaaaaaaattgatacaatatcatatcgtatcatataactttttattatattacatatgaaattgtattgtatcatattaaacaatattgtttcataccatacaatactatatcataggaatcatgttatataatttattaacaaacaatCTATCTATAGAGCAGGTTTGAgcgaggtaggagatttctttagcatccttgataatggagatcaggctctgcatctgaagcaacctctgcgtttcatttataatatagttaaatcaactatgcaagctatcatctataaaacatgtgacctgttccaaaacaagaggcccatgggccacatcgctcacctgaggaacaatagatatgataaagtcagcttaatggagtcataatacaaacaatctggacaatgtacaataatacatgtagatcctgtataaatgaaatccatttttcccccttggaactcggatagccctgattgctgccaatatttacaagagcagactttaatcaccgctcctgcacatatatagggactcaacgttacgcaggcagggatgaccgcacacccacgcaactcaacaggtaccaatgtttacgcaagcagggatgaccgcacacttgcgccaacagctcaacctaatgcaagcagggagtgccgcacacttgcgctagaaaggcctgaacaccagcagggatgaccatacattagtgctccgccgcaaccaccaccaatacaagcagatatgactgcacacttgtattaatgcgatacagggcaggatTGACCGCACACTTTGTATCGCAGGTTAGAAACCACGTAGATTAGATAGAGCAAGGATGTtcacacactcaatctatccagacctgttcaagtttaaccccaaacagtcactCATCGAAgtgcaatagacactgtccctatatatgtgccaacctaaaataattcatagtatctaaaaattggaaatcaaaaataaacac
The window above is part of the Magallana gigas chromosome 10, xbMagGiga1.1, whole genome shotgun sequence genome. Proteins encoded here:
- the LOC136269739 gene encoding polypeptide N-acetylgalactosaminyltransferase 5-like; amino-acid sequence: MDEYKNYYYERFNYDLGDYGDVTDRKKLRERLQCHSFDWFVKNVYPDLFVPGEAIASGEIRSKAKPMCIDSAVDNHNYHKPVNMWPCHNQGGNQDNSIYHANTQKCMETSVDGQKLTMKTCTGIDRQIWTWKRKSPSGIIRNN